The Afipia massiliensis genome has a segment encoding these proteins:
- a CDS encoding AMP-binding protein encodes MEGSNNSSRGVGPAGVLPRETCVLRYALDRHASECGDAVYAVFQDGTEWTFRELRRRVRTCAAGFHAAGVKQGDRVIIMMPNGPLGVLALFAASYLGAVFVPINPALKGNLLEHVFADSAATFAVVHEDLLGQVAALNAPALNTIFSSGSVPDDFACSGRTVLPISHLDGNPDTLPEPGDPIEPWHTQSIIYTSGTTGRSKGVLSSYMHSYSAMSPETWTCTRAGDRHLLHMPIFHIGGAFVASTCLCTGSSIAVVPAFKTGTFWQTVRDMKVNVVFLLGAMATFLLKSPPQRDDKDHPLRMVFIVPLGQSGPDFQKRFGVEVFTLFNMTEISTPLLSGANPVKPSTCGRPRPGVEVRLVDENDCEVPRGTVGQLVVRTEQPWAMNHGYNGNPQATADAWRNGWFHTGDAFICDGDGDFFFVDRLKDTIRRRGENISSYEIEVELLAHPDIREAAAVPVPSEFTEDEVLVVVAPVAGRLIEPPAIVEFLHARLPHHMIPRYVRIVEELPKTPTEKVQKHVLREQGTTADTWDREATAPARIKSL; translated from the coding sequence ATGGAGGGTAGCAACAACTCATCGAGAGGTGTTGGACCGGCAGGCGTTCTGCCGCGGGAAACCTGCGTTCTGCGCTACGCTCTCGACCGTCACGCTTCGGAGTGCGGCGACGCGGTGTATGCTGTATTTCAAGACGGAACGGAATGGACTTTTCGGGAGCTTCGGCGGCGGGTACGAACCTGCGCGGCTGGATTCCACGCCGCAGGCGTGAAGCAGGGCGACCGCGTCATTATCATGATGCCGAACGGACCGCTTGGCGTGCTGGCGCTGTTTGCAGCGAGCTATCTCGGCGCGGTGTTTGTTCCCATCAATCCTGCATTGAAGGGCAATCTTCTCGAACATGTCTTCGCCGATTCCGCTGCGACATTTGCGGTTGTGCATGAGGATCTGCTCGGTCAGGTCGCAGCTCTGAATGCTCCCGCGTTGAACACGATCTTCTCGTCCGGCAGCGTGCCGGACGATTTCGCTTGCTCAGGCCGGACGGTGCTGCCGATAAGCCATCTCGATGGCAATCCGGATACCCTGCCGGAGCCGGGCGATCCGATCGAGCCATGGCATACTCAATCGATCATCTACACGTCTGGAACAACCGGCCGGTCAAAGGGTGTGCTGTCCTCGTACATGCACAGCTATTCGGCGATGAGTCCCGAGACATGGACCTGTACGCGGGCTGGTGATCGCCATCTGCTGCATATGCCGATCTTTCATATCGGCGGTGCCTTCGTCGCCAGCACCTGTCTTTGCACCGGGAGTTCGATCGCGGTCGTGCCGGCGTTCAAGACCGGTACGTTCTGGCAAACCGTTCGCGACATGAAGGTGAACGTGGTTTTCCTGCTGGGGGCGATGGCGACTTTTCTTCTCAAGTCACCGCCTCAGCGCGACGACAAGGACCATCCTTTGCGCATGGTCTTTATCGTTCCGCTTGGCCAAAGCGGACCGGATTTCCAGAAGAGATTTGGCGTTGAAGTTTTCACGTTGTTCAACATGACGGAGATCAGCACGCCGCTTCTGTCGGGTGCAAATCCCGTCAAGCCGAGCACCTGCGGCCGTCCACGGCCTGGCGTGGAAGTCCGGCTCGTGGATGAAAACGACTGCGAGGTGCCGAGAGGCACGGTGGGTCAGCTTGTTGTCAGGACCGAGCAGCCGTGGGCGATGAATCACGGGTACAACGGCAATCCACAGGCTACCGCCGATGCCTGGCGCAACGGATGGTTTCACACCGGTGATGCCTTCATCTGCGACGGCGATGGCGATTTCTTCTTTGTCGATCGCCTCAAGGACACGATCCGCCGTCGCGGAGAAAACATCTCGTCGTATGAAATCGAAGTCGAGTTGCTGGCGCATCCCGATATCCGTGAAGCCGCGGCCGTCCCCGTTCCGAGCGAATTCACCGAAGATGAAGTGCTGGTGGTCGTCGCGCCGGTTGCCGGCCGTTTAATCGAGCCGCCGGCAATCGTTGAGTTTCTCCACGCGCGGCTGCCGCATCACATGATTCCTCGTTACGTGCGGATCGTGGAGGAACTTCCGAAAACGCCGACCGAGAAGGTCCAGAAGCACGTCCTGCGCGAACAAGGCACCACGGCCGATACGTGGGATCGCGAAGCGACGGCGCCAGCAAGAATCAAATCTCTCTAG
- a CDS encoding glutathione S-transferase family protein has translation MNDSKAALTIYSVAACPYAQRTRILLHLKGLQADLVELDLSKPRPSWFLDINPAGKVPALVHDGRALNESSVISEYLEDVFPDRAVFPSDPYLKAQSRILIDFCNTQFTTNLYRVLMEQDPVRRERIEAAARKDWEWLERFLTRVSPDADFAFAEFGMADLTYAPFFQRYELNEYFWGFRTPDGLKRVERWRRALADHPSVEATSLPMEDYAKLYADYSLGFSNGAIPPGHERSALDPTIPLNQRPMPPRRVA, from the coding sequence TTGAACGATTCGAAGGCTGCACTCACGATCTACAGTGTTGCGGCGTGTCCATATGCGCAGCGCACCCGCATTCTGCTCCACCTGAAGGGATTGCAGGCGGATCTGGTCGAACTCGATCTCTCCAAACCGAGGCCTTCGTGGTTCCTGGACATCAACCCGGCAGGGAAGGTGCCTGCGCTGGTCCATGACGGGCGGGCATTGAACGAATCCAGCGTGATCAGTGAGTACCTGGAAGATGTCTTTCCGGATCGGGCCGTTTTTCCTTCCGATCCATACTTGAAGGCGCAGTCGCGCATTCTGATCGATTTCTGCAACACGCAGTTCACGACCAATCTCTACCGCGTGCTGATGGAGCAGGACCCGGTCAGACGCGAGCGTATTGAAGCGGCCGCCAGGAAGGACTGGGAATGGCTCGAGAGATTTCTCACGCGCGTCAGTCCCGATGCAGACTTCGCATTCGCGGAGTTTGGAATGGCAGACTTAACCTATGCACCGTTCTTTCAACGCTACGAGCTGAATGAGTATTTCTGGGGTTTCAGAACTCCGGATGGCTTGAAGCGTGTCGAGCGCTGGCGCCGTGCGTTGGCTGACCATCCATCCGTCGAAGCCACAAGTTTGCCGATGGAAGATTACGCCAAGCTCTATGCAGACTACTCGCTTGGCTTTTCTAACGGAGCGATTCCGCCGGGCCACGAAAGAAGCGCGCTCGACCCGACGATACCGCTGAACCAGCGGCCGATGCCGCCGCGCCGCGTCGCATAA
- a CDS encoding TetR/AcrR family transcriptional regulator yields the protein MKDTDLRCLAAAEELFAVRGFEGTSLREVSAAVGITSAALIHHFGTKERLYGLVLERLAKSLDSYIMEISEPASIETVVRMFERFLDWSFDQQHLAQLLLRELMENRTRVSRARRMHLLSLIASYVGQIRSGQKSGALRQFDAELFVYYTLGAITHFSAAAPTIDRMLRVDLGDAISRFRLTLRDNVAAMLTANPNVRSSSKGKTSARRPRG from the coding sequence GTGAAGGACACGGACCTCCGATGTCTCGCGGCTGCCGAAGAACTGTTTGCCGTCCGTGGCTTTGAAGGCACGAGTTTGCGTGAGGTATCCGCTGCGGTGGGAATTACCAGCGCGGCACTCATTCATCATTTTGGAACGAAAGAACGACTTTACGGGCTGGTGCTCGAGCGCCTCGCCAAAAGCCTCGATAGTTACATTATGGAGATTTCCGAGCCCGCCTCGATCGAGACGGTGGTTCGGATGTTTGAGCGTTTTCTCGACTGGAGTTTCGATCAGCAGCATCTCGCGCAGTTGCTTTTGCGCGAACTGATGGAAAACCGGACCCGCGTTTCACGCGCGCGGCGGATGCATCTGTTGTCGCTGATCGCGAGCTATGTTGGGCAGATCCGCAGTGGCCAGAAGTCCGGTGCGCTCCGGCAGTTCGATGCGGAATTATTCGTCTACTACACACTCGGCGCCATCACGCATTTTAGCGCCGCGGCTCCGACCATCGACCGGATGCTGCGGGTCGATCTGGGAGACGCCATTTCGAGATTCCGCCTGACACTGCGCGACAACGTCGCGGCGATGCTGACGGCCAATCCGAACGTCCGGTCCTCGTCCAAGGGCAAGACGTCTGCGCGACGGCCGCGGGGCTGA
- a CDS encoding LysR family transcriptional regulator — protein sequence MNRFAEMTAFVRSVEDGSFTAAARNLALTPSAVSKLIARIEDRLGVLLFRRTHRENVLTPEGEAFYRAAIDAIEAVEAADAAAFANKAIQDTLRVRCIPIFATAALAPQMPAFCRLHPALQVEIQLRIDPGNLLDDGMDVAIHVGHLKDSSYVARRFSSTRWVICASPAYIAEHGKPTHPNDLVHRNCINFLPSISASTWFVKDGVRSSRQLPVQGNIVTNQASMVRELARAGVGIVRLTEMQIADDLRSGQLIEFFPRHQCPDEDPIYAVYQSRRHLSSRVRAFLDFLDSTFSNPPPWKRRQR from the coding sequence ATGAACCGTTTCGCTGAAATGACTGCATTCGTGAGATCCGTCGAAGACGGGAGTTTCACGGCGGCGGCTCGCAACCTGGCGCTGACGCCGTCGGCGGTCAGCAAATTGATCGCGCGCATCGAGGATCGGTTGGGTGTTCTTCTCTTTCGACGCACCCACCGGGAGAATGTGCTCACGCCCGAAGGCGAAGCGTTCTACCGCGCTGCAATAGACGCAATCGAGGCCGTGGAAGCGGCGGATGCGGCGGCGTTCGCCAACAAAGCCATACAAGATACTTTGCGTGTGAGGTGTATTCCCATCTTCGCGACCGCTGCTTTGGCGCCGCAGATGCCAGCATTTTGTCGCCTCCACCCGGCGCTTCAGGTCGAAATCCAGCTCCGGATCGATCCCGGTAATCTTCTCGACGACGGGATGGACGTTGCAATCCATGTCGGACATCTGAAGGATTCGTCATACGTCGCACGACGCTTTTCGAGCACGCGATGGGTGATCTGTGCATCGCCGGCTTACATCGCCGAGCATGGCAAGCCTACACATCCGAATGATCTTGTGCACCGCAACTGCATCAATTTTCTACCCAGCATCAGCGCCAGCACCTGGTTCGTCAAAGACGGCGTCCGCTCATCGAGACAGTTGCCGGTGCAGGGTAACATTGTGACCAACCAGGCATCGATGGTGCGGGAATTGGCTCGGGCAGGGGTTGGTATTGTTCGGCTCACGGAGATGCAGATCGCCGACGATCTGAGGAGCGGTCAACTGATCGAGTTTTTTCCGCGCCATCAATGTCCGGACGAAGATCCAATCTATGCGGTGTATCAAAGCCGGCGGCACCTCAGTTCTCGTGTGCGCGCGTTTCTTGATTTCCTCGACAGCACTTTCTCCAATCCGCCTCCGTGGAAGCGCAGACAGCGCTGA
- a CDS encoding ABC transporter substrate-binding protein: MNKRLMGTAVAICSSLFLQGAVAGEGKIKIGVLTDLSGPAADIGKGSVASAQIAVEEFGGKLLGKSVEVIFGDTGNKADIAAGVARQWIDVDKVDVLVDLGLTNTALAVLPIAADKNKIAIAVAPAGTAITNEACTPTSIHWMYDTYALAAGTSKVLIDKGLKDWYFVTTDYSFGHALEKDASEFINGNGGKMLGSVRHPFNVSDMSSFMLTAQASKAQVIALANSNNDTVNAIKAARDYGITPKQYIAPLVVYLSTVHGMGLDLAQGLYLTEGFYWDQDERARAFAQKFKVKTNAMPGSLPAGTYSAVLNYLKAVQAAGSDDTAAVLKQLRSAKIDDPVIRNGRIREDGRLVHDMYVFQVKAPAESKAPYDYYKTIGIVKGDDAFQPISKSRCPLLKKPG, encoded by the coding sequence ATGAACAAACGTTTGATGGGAACCGCTGTCGCGATATGCAGCTCGCTGTTCTTGCAGGGCGCTGTCGCCGGTGAGGGAAAGATAAAGATCGGGGTGCTCACGGATCTCAGTGGTCCGGCAGCGGACATCGGCAAGGGAAGCGTCGCATCGGCTCAGATTGCGGTTGAGGAGTTCGGCGGCAAGCTGCTTGGCAAAAGCGTCGAAGTCATCTTCGGCGATACCGGCAACAAGGCCGACATCGCAGCGGGCGTGGCGCGGCAGTGGATCGATGTCGACAAGGTCGATGTTCTCGTGGATCTGGGGCTGACCAACACGGCTCTGGCGGTGCTGCCGATCGCGGCGGACAAGAACAAGATTGCCATCGCCGTCGCTCCCGCGGGAACGGCTATTACCAACGAGGCCTGCACGCCCACCAGCATCCACTGGATGTATGACACCTACGCGCTGGCTGCTGGAACGTCGAAGGTCCTCATCGATAAGGGGCTCAAGGACTGGTACTTCGTCACGACGGACTATTCGTTCGGCCACGCACTTGAAAAGGACGCGTCTGAGTTCATCAACGGCAACGGCGGCAAGATGCTGGGGTCGGTGCGGCATCCGTTCAACGTCAGCGACATGTCCAGCTTCATGCTGACCGCACAGGCTTCGAAGGCGCAGGTCATCGCATTGGCCAACTCGAACAATGACACCGTCAACGCCATCAAGGCCGCGCGGGACTATGGCATCACGCCGAAGCAGTACATCGCGCCGCTGGTGGTCTATCTCAGCACGGTTCATGGCATGGGGCTGGATCTGGCCCAGGGTCTCTATTTGACGGAAGGGTTTTACTGGGACCAGGATGAACGCGCTCGCGCCTTTGCACAGAAGTTCAAGGTAAAGACAAATGCGATGCCCGGTTCACTCCCCGCGGGCACCTATTCCGCTGTTCTCAATTACCTGAAAGCTGTTCAGGCCGCGGGCAGCGACGATACGGCAGCAGTGCTGAAGCAACTGAGGTCTGCCAAGATCGACGACCCAGTGATCCGCAACGGCCGTATTCGGGAAGACGGGCGTCTTGTCCATGATATGTATGTCTTTCAGGTGAAGGCTCCCGCCGAATCGAAAGCGCCGTACGACTATTACAAGACGATCGGTATCGTGAAGGGCGACGATGCATTCCAGCCGATTTCCAAATCGCGGTGTCCGCTGCTCAAGAAACCCGGCTGA
- a CDS encoding 2-hydroxychromene-2-carboxylate isomerase → MKTRVRVYTDYKSPYAYVANKPLFDLEKSHDVELEWLPYTLRIAEYLGSVDDRSPHYWRKVRYAYMDARRFANEQGLVLKGPKRIYDATYASAGMLFAQRNGFFRAYHDTVFEMFWTHQLDLDVLDQMKVVIEKLGGSADAFEAYANGPAQKEVDAITTEAESLGVFGVPSMLLDGELFWGGDRVDMLTRRLEQRARGISPPSMAVSR, encoded by the coding sequence ATGAAAACGCGTGTGCGTGTCTATACCGATTACAAAAGTCCATATGCCTATGTTGCAAACAAGCCTCTGTTTGATCTTGAGAAATCGCACGACGTCGAACTCGAGTGGCTGCCATACACGTTGCGCATCGCTGAGTACCTGGGGTCGGTCGATGACCGGTCGCCGCATTACTGGCGCAAGGTCAGGTATGCGTATATGGATGCGCGGCGCTTTGCCAACGAGCAAGGCCTGGTTCTGAAGGGGCCGAAGCGGATTTACGACGCGACCTATGCGAGCGCCGGCATGCTGTTCGCGCAGCGGAACGGATTCTTTCGCGCCTACCACGACACGGTGTTCGAGATGTTCTGGACGCACCAGCTCGATCTCGATGTTCTCGATCAGATGAAGGTCGTCATCGAGAAGCTCGGCGGCTCCGCCGATGCCTTTGAAGCCTATGCGAACGGCCCGGCGCAAAAAGAAGTCGATGCAATCACGACGGAAGCGGAGAGCCTTGGGGTGTTCGGCGTACCGAGCATGTTGCTGGACGGTGAATTGTTCTGGGGCGGCGACCGTGTCGATATGCTGACGCGAAGGCTCGAACAGCGCGCCAGGGGCATTTCCCCTCCGAGCATGGCGGTGTCGCGTTGA